CAGTTCCTTCATGCTCGCCCGCTCCTTCCTCTTTTGTTTGCAACGCCTGCACCAGGCGCTCGTGATATTTTTTAAGCGTCCCGGGGGTGGTGTGGTACACCTTGGCAACGCGCGTGCGTACCGGCGCCATCCCCGCCTGCCGGGAGGCCTCAAAGGCCAGTGCTGCCGCCCACTGCTGGGCATGCAGCCCCTCGCGGTTGGTCCAATTCAAATTGCGCACCGCCCGGCACCAGAGTATGGCCATAGGCTCTAATACCTCGCCCCAGCCCTCGCGCTGGGCTACCTCCATGGCCTTTTCCAGCACCACGCGCTCAGAGCGCGTCAGCTCCGCAGTTTCCGGCGGCAGCAGGTTGACGTGCACCTCCACGATCTCCCCGTCCATATAGGCAATATAAGGCTCCTTGGCGCCAGCCTGGCGCAGCAGGCCGAAGATCTCGCGCTTTACGCTATCCGGCTCGCTCTTTCGCAGCAAGAATCCGCGCAGGATGCCCTGGGCCCGCTCATCCCCGAAACTGCCCAGCATCCCCAAAAGCGCCCGGCGGATGGTCATATCCCCCAGATTTAGCCCCCACAGCACCAGGTTCACAAACTCCGGGTCTTCCTTCCACCGCTCCTTGGCCCGGCTGCTCTTGGGCGCCCAGATCCACTCGCCCAGCGTGCGGATACGGGTAAGGATCTCATCATAGGGCACCTGATAGGGATAAGGATAGGTCTTGCGCTCCGGCTGTCCGCTCTCAAGCGCCTGCTGGGCCTTGCCCCGGTAGTAGGCCGCGATGGTATCCCCCGCCTCCAGACGCAGCATATCCCCCCACAGCCGCACAGCCGTCTTATAGTCGCCAAGGTTATAATAGGTCATGGCCAGGGCGTGCAGCACGCGCATCTCGTAGGGCCGGCGCTCCAGCATCTCCTTTAGCCGCCCCTGTGCCTCCCTGTGGCAGCCCAGCTCGCACAGCGTCATCCCCGCTTTAAGGATATCGTCGTTTTCCTCCAGCGGCATGGTGGCAATGCGCCGCGTGTACGCCGTAAGGTCCGCCTGGCTGTCCGCATCCCGCATAAACAGGGCCAGGTTGCAAAGCGCGTGCAGGTTTTCCGGGTCCTGTTCAAGTACCTCGCGGCACAGCTGCATCGCCCGCTCGCCTTCATGCTGGCTTTGCAGCGCAAAGGCCAGGTTGTTTTTCACAAAGATCAGGCTGGAATCCTGTTTGAGCACCTCTTCAAACAGCTTGATCGCCCCGCGGAAATCGCCGTTTTCCATCAGGCTGCGCGCCTTATCGGCCTTGTAAAACAGGGCGCGGCGCTCCGGGTCTTCCTCCTCGCCGTCCTCATCGTAGATCATGCGCTGGTATTCATCTATCGCCTCAAGCATCTCCTGGGCATCCTCCATGTATTCCCCGTAAGGGTCTACCTGGAGGTAATGGATCAGGCTCTCGCGCGCCCGGTCATACTCAGCCATGCCCATAAAGTTGCATCCTACCGAGAAAAAGCACTCCGGCATCTGGGCGCCATAGCGCTGCACCATATAAAGGAGGATCTCATTGGAGGCCTCATAATAGCACATCTCGGTATACAACTGGGCCAGCTCCATGCGGTATTGGGCGTTATCCGGCTCCTTTTCCATAGCCATGCGGCTATAGCGCAGGGCATCGGCAAAGCGGTTCTGCTCGGCATACTTTTGCGCCTGCCTGGAAAAAAAGCCTGCCGACTGGTCGAAGGCCACGATTTTTGGCTTCTGCTTCAACTGCTCCATGCGCACCCCTTTTACGTATTGCTTGCGCCGGCTTCGGCCAGCAGGGCGGCAAGCTGCGCCCGGTCAAAATGATAACGCTTATTGCAAAAATGGCAGGTCAGCTCAGCCTGGCCATCCTGTTGCAAAATCTCCTGCAGCTCCTCTCTGCCGATGCTGAGCAGCGCCCGCTCAATGCGCGCGCGGCTGCAATCGCACTCGTAGGCTGGAACTACCTGCTCTAAAATACGCAGCTCCATATCGCCAAATAGCGCCTGGGCGATCTCGGGCAGCGGCTTTCCATCGGCAATCAACGTACTGATATGGGACAGCTCTCCTGCTTTTTGCTCCAGCTTTTGCAGCGTTTCTTCACTGCAGCCCGGCATAGGGGATACCTGTATTCCCCCCGCGGCCTGTACCGCGGCGCTGTCCACCAGCACACCCAGGCTGACCAGACAGGGCTGCTGCTCGGATACGGTAAAGTAAAAGGCAAAGTCATCCGCGATCTCGCCGGATTGCAGGCGCACCTGCCCCACGTAGGGTTCACGCATCCCCAGATCCTTCATCACGGTCAGTCGGCCCTGATGGCCTACCGCGCTCCCCACATCCAGCTTTCCATCCGCGCGCAGCGGCAAATCCACCTGCGGCCGGTCGATATAGCCTTTGACCCGCCCGCCGGGGCGGCCCACCGCTACCAGCGTGCCGGCAGGGCCGTCGCCCTTAAGGGTGGCAGTCAGCGTATCGTTTTCGCCCTTGAGGGCGCACCCCATCATCGCCGTTATGGTCAAAAGTCTGCCCAGCGCAGCAGCGCAGACCGGCGAACAATCGTGAATCTGGCGCGCCTGCTCTACCAGGCAGGTGGTGCGGCTGAGCATCAGGCTGGCCTCGCCGTCCGCCAGCATCGCGCGAAGAATCTCATCATGTTGCATCAAGGTATAAAACTCCATTCATTCAAATCTTATCTTATGCAGGGGCGCCCCTGGTTATTGCCGCACCGCGGTAAATTGAATGCGAAGCGCATCGGGCCGGGGCGCTTTACGTGTAAAAGCCTCCTGCACCGCTAAAAGCCCCAGGCCGCAGCCCGCCAGGCAGGCGCGCAGCTCTTCCACCTCATGCGCGCGCTGGAGATGCACCTCATCTCCCCGGTCATAGCGGCCGTCCTGTCCCCGGATAAACAACGTCAAATCCATGCGGGCCAGGCGGCGCGCTTTATCAAAGCTGCTCTGCCACAGGTAAGCGGCCTCCTCGCGCACTTCGCCGAAAAAGTCGTTGCCCAGCCGTTTTTCCAGCTTATAGCGGCTGGAGATATCAAACAAAAACAGCCCGCCCGGCCTCAACGCCCGCGCCACCCGGGCAAAGCAGCTTTCCACCATCGCAAGGTCGGTCAGGTAATTGACCCCGTCGCAGGCGCAGATCACCGCATCCACGCTTTTATGCAGCGAAAAGCTGCGCATGTCCTGCCGGCTCAGGGGAAGCCTGTGCCCTTCCCTCCACAGCCGTTCCTGTGCCACGCGCAGCATCTCTTCAGATCGGTCGATCCCCACCACGTCATATCCGGCCCTGGCCAGTTGCAGGGAGATGCGGCCCGTGCCGCACCCCAGGTCCAACACCCGTCCGCGGGATATTCCCGCTTCCCGCAGGCGCGAGATCAGGTCGTCCGCCCAGGCGATCGAGTCCATGTCCTCGCTAAACAGATCGTAGACCTCCGGCAAAAAAGTATAACTCACCTGCGCCGCCATGCGAGGCAGCGCGCGCCAGGTATCGGGTATCGGTTTAATCATCTACGCCCCCTTGTCCTTGCAGGGCCGCGCCCGCGTCAGCCGATCCATCCCTCCGGCCCGCCGCCCATGCGGCGCCACCGGCTGATCAGCCCGCCTACGCGCCCGCTTTCCTGGGTGGTCAGTCCAGCCCAGCCTACCTCCAGCACTCTGTCCAGCAGGTTCAGCTCCTCGGCTGCGCGGTACTTGATCGCATCCTCAGGGCCAACGGGTTGTTTATTCGCCTTTAAAATCACGTCCATCTTTCTTACCCTCTTTTCGCTTGCTGATAGGCCTTAGTATCCTGTTTCAAGCCCATAATTATACGAAAAGCACTTGGTAAGCCGGCTGCTTTTTACCCCTTATAATCGGGATGCAGCCCGCGGTTGATCTCCACCCCTTCGATATTGGGGTTGATAAATTTATCAAAGGCCGCCACCGCCCCGGAGACCCAAAGCAGCCCTGTGAGCATAAAGCCGAAGAACGAATAAAACAGCGATAAGAACAGCGTGCCCAAAAAGATGGTGCAAAACGGGATCAGCGTACACAGCAAAATCCCTACCGACTGGGGCAGGCGCAATATGGTCAGCCGCGCCGCGTTGGTGATGATCTTGCGGATGCTTAAATCATAGGTGACCAGCAGCGGCATCATGTACTGGTTCATCATCACCACGAAGATCGCCAGGAACATGATAAAGTACTGCGGAAGGCGCATATAGATGTTGTCGATGGCCATGGTCCCATAATACCAGTAGCAAAAATACAATACAAAAAACGCCAACCCATTTAAAAGGTTCAGCACCATGGACTGGGTAAAGTTAGCTTTAAGCGCGGCCCAAAAATCGCCCCAAACAAAGGCGTGCTCATCCTGCGCCCAGCGGCGCAGCACGTAGGTTGCCCCCGCTGTGCCCGGCCCGGCTAGCGCCATGCAGGGGATCAAAATCAAGAAATAATCCCGCAGCACCATACCGATGTCCGGCGGAACGACGCCCTCCGCCGGCGCGGCCGCCTCCATTACCGCCATAAAGGTCCACACAGTCCAGATCAGCGTGGGGATGATCGCGATAAAATAGATCATGTTCAGCTGTACCAGCTTAAAAAGCCGCGTGCCCAGCACGTGGAAAAACAGCATGATCCTGTTTTTGGGCAGATCTTTTTCGGTAAAATCCGCTTTATTGGGATTTCCGTTATAAAATCTGCCAAGCAATTTTTTAAACATCTTTTTCTCCTTTATTCGCCTTGAACAAGGGGCCGATCCGCCGCCCCTTTTTTCCATCCCTATATTTTAACATTTAAGGCTCTAACAAACAAGTAGCTGCTTGCGTATAGCCCAGCAGACGCAGGTATACCGCCTGGGCGATCTGCAGCACCGCCTCGTCAAAGTCAAAGTGCGGCGCGTGCAGCGGCGCGAGGAACCCTTTTTCCCCGCTGCGGGTGCCTAAAAAGAAGTACGCGCCGGGCACAGCCTGCTGATAAAAGGAAAAGTCCTCCGCCGTCAGCTTGGGTGTGGCCTCCACCGCGCGTTTCCCCGCCGCCTCCCTGACTTTGCGGGCATTGGGGGCGGGATTGATCACCGGCGGGTAGTAGCATTTTTGTATATAAGCCGTCTTTACCTCAAAGCTCTTTTCCAGCCCGGCGAGCATCTCCCGGATGGTGGCGCGCATCTTGTCGTGTGTGCGCTC
Above is a genomic segment from Luoshenia tenuis containing:
- a CDS encoding tetratricopeptide repeat protein, whose protein sequence is MEQLKQKPKIVAFDQSAGFFSRQAQKYAEQNRFADALRYSRMAMEKEPDNAQYRMELAQLYTEMCYYEASNEILLYMVQRYGAQMPECFFSVGCNFMGMAEYDRARESLIHYLQVDPYGEYMEDAQEMLEAIDEYQRMIYDEDGEEEDPERRALFYKADKARSLMENGDFRGAIKLFEEVLKQDSSLIFVKNNLAFALQSQHEGERAMQLCREVLEQDPENLHALCNLALFMRDADSQADLTAYTRRIATMPLEENDDILKAGMTLCELGCHREAQGRLKEMLERRPYEMRVLHALAMTYYNLGDYKTAVRLWGDMLRLEAGDTIAAYYRGKAQQALESGQPERKTYPYPYQVPYDEILTRIRTLGEWIWAPKSSRAKERWKEDPEFVNLVLWGLNLGDMTIRRALLGMLGSFGDERAQGILRGFLLRKSEPDSVKREIFGLLRQAGAKEPYIAYMDGEIVEVHVNLLPPETAELTRSERVVLEKAMEVAQREGWGEVLEPMAILWCRAVRNLNWTNREGLHAQQWAAALAFEASRQAGMAPVRTRVAKVYHTTPGTLKKYHERLVQALQTKEEGAGEHEGTD
- the hslO gene encoding Hsp33 family molecular chaperone HslO, with protein sequence MQHDEILRAMLADGEASLMLSRTTCLVEQARQIHDCSPVCAAALGRLLTITAMMGCALKGENDTLTATLKGDGPAGTLVAVGRPGGRVKGYIDRPQVDLPLRADGKLDVGSAVGHQGRLTVMKDLGMREPYVGQVRLQSGEIADDFAFYFTVSEQQPCLVSLGVLVDSAAVQAAGGIQVSPMPGCSEETLQKLEQKAGELSHISTLIADGKPLPEIAQALFGDMELRILEQVVPAYECDCSRARIERALLSIGREELQEILQQDGQAELTCHFCNKRYHFDRAQLAALLAEAGASNT
- a CDS encoding class I SAM-dependent DNA methyltransferase, which codes for MIKPIPDTWRALPRMAAQVSYTFLPEVYDLFSEDMDSIAWADDLISRLREAGISRGRVLDLGCGTGRISLQLARAGYDVVGIDRSEEMLRVAQERLWREGHRLPLSRQDMRSFSLHKSVDAVICACDGVNYLTDLAMVESCFARVARALRPGGLFLFDISSRYKLEKRLGNDFFGEVREEAAYLWQSSFDKARRLARMDLTLFIRGQDGRYDRGDEVHLQRAHEVEELRACLAGCGLGLLAVQEAFTRKAPRPDALRIQFTAVRQ
- a CDS encoding spore protein, with product MDVILKANKQPVGPEDAIKYRAAEELNLLDRVLEVGWAGLTTQESGRVGGLISRWRRMGGGPEGWIG
- a CDS encoding YesL family protein; translation: MFKKLLGRFYNGNPNKADFTEKDLPKNRIMLFFHVLGTRLFKLVQLNMIYFIAIIPTLIWTVWTFMAVMEAAAPAEGVVPPDIGMVLRDYFLILIPCMALAGPGTAGATYVLRRWAQDEHAFVWGDFWAALKANFTQSMVLNLLNGLAFFVLYFCYWYYGTMAIDNIYMRLPQYFIMFLAIFVVMMNQYMMPLLVTYDLSIRKIITNAARLTILRLPQSVGILLCTLIPFCTIFLGTLFLSLFYSFFGFMLTGLLWVSGAVAAFDKFINPNIEGVEINRGLHPDYKG